The DNA region AGCACTTGCTCACCATTTCCACTAGCAACCTTCGCCTCAAACATGGATATCTGATTCAATCCCACGTCCCTTCCCTTGCCAACTTGGATGTACTCGTGATGAGTAACGTTACCACCTCTTAACGTGCAGTTGAAGCCAGCAAAAATGTCCTCGCTTATATTGATCACTCTCGAAGCTTTACTAATCCCACCACGGGTAAGAAACCAGAACCGATCAAAGACATCAGGGTGGCCATAGTGCATACGAACCTTCAAAGGGTTAGCCAATACGCGCTGTCCTAAGGTGACGAAACTCATTTCCTGAGCAGACATAAACCATGCAAGCGATGAGACCGAACCGGTAAAAATGTGCTCACGAACACCCAAGAGAGTTGGCTTTCTGATACCATAAGAGATTTTGAACTCCTCCAACAAATTCCGCATCTTCAGAGCTTCCTCGAAATAGTTGTCTTGGTTCATATCGATAGTCTGAACTGCATCACCTCGAGTGAAGATAATAGCATGGTTTTGATTCTCGGGTTTACCCTCCCCAAGCTTCAACAGACCAGGCAACCTCACCCGGTAAATCTCCACCTCTTTTTGAACTTTTTGATCGTATTTGACAAGAACAGAGTAGTACTCTTTTTCATCTCGACCAGACAAGACCTCGTCAACATAGGCCACTCGAAGAGCTTCATTGGTCTTCATCAAGTATAAGATTTCGTCTGCACGCGGATCTTTTTTAGCCTTTTGATTCCCATATATCTGGCAGGCAACCACGTAAGTGTATTTCATTAGTACAGTCCCATACTCGTGGCCTTTAAACAACAAATTAACCGCACTGTCTTGTTTACTTGAACTCCTTGTCGATGGATGTCTAATGTCCATCTCCGATGCAGAATCGAGAAAAGCCAACATCTTGAGTGCCCTGTAGTAGTACATCATTCCCCTAACCGTACGAGACAGAGTCTGGCCTCTATACGATGCCCAAAGCCGAAGATCTCTCTGCTTTTCAGACCATATTTCCTTATCGTTTGTCATTCCCTCTCGACGCATTCGCTCCATAAAGTTCTGCCATTCGTCGGCATAGATTGTCTGAAGATAATATAACGTGGAAATCCCATCTTCGTTCTCGGTTCGAAGCTGTTCCTTGCTGTACAATACTTCTTCGTTGTAATAAGGAGTCAAGACACTAAATGCCATCATTTTCTCTACGTGAGGAGCATGCGGCATGTTCATGAAAAGAGAGTTACTGAAAAATGCAATCCTTCGCCTAGCCTCAAGATTTATTGGGATATTTCGCATTGAGTCATGAGACAACAGAACCGTGTGCAAACGTCTGACCTGGCGATAAAAAGCCTCGTCGTAACTATCGGGCAATTCGACTGCATTTTCGAAAAGCAGCCCGGTGCCCGAATCTCGCAGACGAGGGGCCAACCCTTCCTCCCTCAGCCGATCGATGTTTCCTTCGCCTTTATAAAAATCTCTTACGGCCACCTCATAGAGTGCTTGTAAGATATTTATGACCTTCCCCGCATCTTTCTGAGGCTTCATGAGGAGGTCAAGAAGAGTTTTCAACTTCCCATGAATTTGTGGTAGCTCCTTCATATTAAACATCTTGGTGAACTTCTCAATCTCAATTGCGCTTTCGATTGTTTGGAAAAAGACAGTGATAATCGAGTGCTCCTCTGTATCCCGTTTGACAATCGCAAGCAGCAAGTGTCTGATGCTGTCATAAGCTTCTATTACAGCGCAACGCCTGTACTCATTTTTGCATATCTTATACCAAATCCACTTGTCTGGTGCATCTATCAACTCTTTAGCTTGACCAAGAGCAAGTAATAGCTCATTGCAGAGAAGAGCACAAGGCCAACGGATTACTCTCACATTCCAAGTATTGGGAGGAAGTTCTAAAAGCTCAAGCTCGCGGTCACTAACAATGTCTTCCTCTCGGAATATCGTAATTATCTCATTCCATATCAAAGCAAACTTGTTAGCTTCTACTTGATTAGATTCAAGCTTCTTAAACGGGCTGCCCATCCCGTATCTCAACTTCAGTCTGTTGATAGCATCACTAAACTTACTCTTCAGAGTCCCCATTGTATTCAGTAGCTGTTCCTCAGGCATCAAATTAAACTGGATTGCACTTGCAAAGAACTGAAATCTCAATCTCAACTGTTGCATGTTTCGTATTTCGCCTATATGGTCAAACAATCCGATTGCTGCTCCAAGAAACGATGAATAAATTGAGTACCAAATCTGCAAATCCAATAGGTATATTAAAACAACAGGAATCCACAGTAGCACAACCGCAAACCTGTTGCTGCTACTGAAGAATTCGTGCCACTCGTACGTTACATTCTTAAGATTAAGAAGTGTTATTGTCGGAGTAATCATGGGCTTAATCTGTAAAAAATAACTGAATGCAAATTTGGTGATGAGAACCAAAATCCAAAACAGAGTGTATTTGATATTGTCTACGAGACCTTCTCTAAGACCACGGCCCACGAATATTCGAGTTTGAAACCACCACGACAACATATAAAAGATCCTCCAGTTCTTGTTCTCGACGAAATTCCTTATCCAGGGTGTAAGGAAGAGAGCAAGCGCGAGGAGTTCGGGTGCGAGGAAAACTAGCGCAACTTCGAGAAAGTTCAGAATACACTTTTTTGCCTCACCAGACCAACCTCTGTCAAGATTCTTTTGGTTCCAAATTCTGATATAGAAAACAATGAAAACCACAATCCAGCCTGCAGCAACAACGATCTTCAATACCAGCCT from Impatiens glandulifera chromosome 5, dImpGla2.1, whole genome shotgun sequence includes:
- the LOC124938098 gene encoding callose synthase 12-like, which codes for MSLRQRPVQPPGAGPPPYGSNRPRTPKRSQTNKSSETYNIIPIHNLLADHPSLRYPEVRAAAAALRAVGELRKPLFVQWREDMDLLDWLGAFFGFQRDNVRNQREHLVLHLANSQMRLQPPPENIDCLDASVLRRFRRKLLKNYTSWCSYLGRKSNVWISDNARRDSDSRRELLYVSLYLLIWGESANLRFVPECICYIFHNMAMELNRILEDYIDQNTGRPAEPSISGDNAFLNMVVKPIYDTIKAEVENSRNGTAPHSAWRNYDDINEYFWSRSCFKKLNWPLDLGSNFFVTTRKGNRVGKTGFVEQRSFWNLFRSFDKLWIMLILFLQASIIVAWDRDEYPWQALRRIDVQVQILTVFLTWSGLRFLQSLLDVGLQYSLVSRQSFLSGVRLVLKIVVAAGWIVVFIVFYIRIWNQKNLDRGWSGEAKKCILNFLEVALVFLAPELLALALFLTPWIRNFVENKNWRIFYMLSWWFQTRIFVGRGLREGLVDNIKYTLFWILVLITKFAFSYFLQIKPMITPTITLLNLKNVTYEWHEFFSSSNRFAVVLLWIPVVLIYLLDLQIWYSIYSSFLGAAIGLFDHIGEIRNMQQLRLRFQFFASAIQFNLMPEEQLLNTMGTLKSKFSDAINRLKLRYGMGSPFKKLESNQVEANKFALIWNEIITIFREEDIVSDRELELLELPPNTWNVRVIRWPCALLCNELLLALGQAKELIDAPDKWIWYKICKNEYRRCAVIEAYDSIRHLLLAIVKRDTEEHSIITVFFQTIESAIEIEKFTKMFNMKELPQIHGKLKTLLDLLMKPQKDAGKVINILQALYEVAVRDFYKGEGNIDRLREEGLAPRLRDSGTGLLFENAVELPDSYDEAFYRQVRRLHTVLLSHDSMRNIPINLEARRRIAFFSNSLFMNMPHAPHVEKMMAFSVLTPYYNEEVLYSKEQLRTENEDGISTLYYLQTIYADEWQNFMERMRREGMTNDKEIWSEKQRDLRLWASYRGQTLSRTVRGMMYYYRALKMLAFLDSASEMDIRHPSTRSSSKQDSAVNLLFKGHEYGTVLMKYTYVVACQIYGNQKAKKDPRADEILYLMKTNEALRVAYVDEVLSGRDEKEYYSVLVKYDQKVQKEVEIYRVRLPGLLKLGEGKPENQNHAIIFTRGDAVQTIDMNQDNYFEEALKMRNLLEEFKISYGIRKPTLLGVREHIFTGSVSSLAWFMSAQEMSFVTLGQRVLANPLKVRMHYGHPDVFDRFWFLTRGGISKASRVINISEDIFAGFNCTLRGGNVTHHEYIQVGKGRDVGLNQISMFEAKVASGNGEQVLSRDVYRLGHRLDFFRMLSFFYTTVGFFLNTQMVILTVYAFLWGRLYLSLSGVEDSSTASDIANNNKALAAILNQQFIIQLGFFTALPMIVENSLEHGFLGSIWDFMTMMLQLSSVFYTFSMGTRAHYFGRTILHGGAKYRATGRGFVVQHKCFAENYRLYARSHFVKAIELGLILVVYASYSPIAKGTFVYIVLTISSWFLVVSWIMAPFVFNPSGFDWLKTVYDFEDFMGWIWYSGGIFVKSEQSWEKWWLEEQDHLRTTGLWGKVLEIILDLRFFFFQYGIVYQLGIAAQSKSVVVYLLSWIYVVVAVFLFLVIAYARDKYAAKDHVYYRMVQFLLIISGVLAIIALWEFTHFKIGDLFTSLLAFLPTGWGIILIAQVLRPFIYNTIVWEIVVSVARLYDIMFGVIVMAPVALLSWAPGFQSMQTRILFNEAFSRGLQIFQIVTGKKSKIDL